Proteins encoded together in one Microcebus murinus isolate Inina chromosome 18, M.murinus_Inina_mat1.0, whole genome shotgun sequence window:
- the RFLNB gene encoding refilin-B: MVGRLSLQDVPELVDTKKKGDGVLDSPDSGLPPSPSPSHWGLAAAGGGERAPAPGALEPDAAATPAAPNPASLPSAPVPTCVPRLCPLSFGEGVEFDPLPSKEVRYTSLVKYDSERHFIDDVQLPLGLAVASCSQTVTCIPNCTWRNYKAEVRFEPRHKPTRFLSTTIVYPKYPKTTYTTTLDYNCRKTLRRFLSSVELEASEFLGTEDLSDEC; encoded by the exons ATGGTGGGCCGGCTCAGCCTGCAGGATGTGCCCGAGCTCGTGGACACGAAGAAGAAGGGCGACGGCGTCCTGGACAGCCCGGACTCGGggctgccccccagccccagccccagccactggGGACTCGCggcggccgggggcggggagCGTGCGCCCGCACCCGGGGCGCTGGAGCCGGACGCGGCGGCGACCCCCGCGGCCCCG AACCCAGCCTCTCTCCCCAGCGCCCCGGTGCCCACCTGCGTGCCCAGGCTGTGCCCCCTGTCCTTTGGAGAAGGAGTGGAGTTTGACCCCTTACCATCGAAGGAAGTAAG GTATACCTCCTTGGTCAAGTACGACTCGGAGCGGCACTTCATCGACGACGTGCAGCTGCCACTGGGCCTGGCGGTGGCCTCCTGCAGCCAGACAGTCACCTGCATCCCCAACTGCACGTGGCGCAACTATAAGGCTGAGGTGCGCTTCGAGCCGCGCCACAAGCCTACGCGCTTCCTCAGCACCACCATCGTCTACCCCAAGTACCCCAAGACCACCTACACCACCACCCTGGATTACAACTGCCGCAAGACGCTCAGGAGGTTTCTGTCCAGCGTGGAACTGGAAGCCTCGGAGTTCCTGGGCACCGAAGACCTCTCCGACGAATGCTGA